The Juglans microcarpa x Juglans regia isolate MS1-56 chromosome 8S, Jm3101_v1.0, whole genome shotgun sequence genome has a window encoding:
- the LOC121244787 gene encoding uncharacterized protein LOC121244787, with protein MVRTVEVPTVGIEVMTIQPGTPDEAASIVRYLETGKVSEDRQKVRKVRNRAARYTMIEGVLYRQDHSAPLLRCISPKEAQYMLAEIQEGICGNHSEGRTLVGKKMMRVDYYWLQALRDAKSYSRKC; from the coding sequence ATGGTTAGGACAGTGGAAGTACCCACTGTCGGGATTGAAGTAATGACAATACAACCTGGGACACCAGACGAGGCAGCAAGCATAGTTAGATATTTGGAAACTGGCAAAGTATCTGAAGATAGGCAAAAGGTAAGAAAAGTTAGGAATAGAGCGGCGCGTTACACCATGATCGAGGGAGTCCTGTACCGGCAAGATCACTCGGCTCCTCTTTTAAGATGTATCTCCCCAAAGGAGGCGCAGTACATGTTAGCAGAAATACAAGAGGGAATTTGTGGGAACCATTCAGAAGGACGAACACTAGTCGGGAAAAAAATGATGAGGGTGGATTACTACTGGTTGCAAGCCCTGCGAGACGCCAAAAGCTACTCACGAAAGTGTTAA